Genomic segment of Panicum virgatum strain AP13 chromosome 9N, P.virgatum_v5, whole genome shotgun sequence:
ATCCGTACGAGCCTTAGAAGGTAAGGTATTATCGAATGAGATCAAGTTTGTGTGATCCTGAATTAGAAGTCTAATGCTGAccagttaggattgaatcccgcaggattaaccaagtgggaaaagcactatAAGAATATTGAAAAGCCGTAGCTTCAGCAGATTTCCTTTTTAAAGGAAGTGCTTTATTAGAGCGAAGCTCAtgtggactttgttgtccaatcgGGGGAAAAGTTCTTATCGAGTATTTGGAGCGAAAGATGTTCCTTGATAGAAAGGAGGCTCTTGTCtacctattttagagtatcaagaacttattcatactccttgagggattttcatagttgaccagttaggatagaccttgtttggtcACCCAGATAGTATACAATTGTTGTGAAATATCCCGGTCTACTCGATCTTATTGAGTAGTATGTCCTACacatggactggattgatttctagaataggactatgaggattgaactccgtcgagttaaccaagacgtaaatattctagaaatatcccaatcttactcgagcagggcgagtaaggtgtcctaccggAGGATTGGAGTAATTCCTAGGGCAAGTCTGTTTGGTACGAACAccgtcgagttgcccaagatgaaaatgccgaaagagtttccaaaacctactcgagccagcgagtagggtgccctttaaccaaggactggagtaatccttagggCATAACTATCAGGTaggaaccccgtcgggttatccaagacgtaaatgtcgaaaggatatccaaaacttactcgagcaaggcgaataaggtgtcctacccgaggactggagtaactcttcggacaagtctgttaggtatgaaccccgtcgagttgcccaagacgaaaatgtcgaaagagtatccaagacctactcgagccagcgagtagggtgtcctttaaccaaggactggagtaatccttaagacagagctattaggtatgaaccccgtcgggttatccaagacataaatgtcgaaaggatatccaaaacttactcgagcaaggcgagtaaggtgtcctacccgaggactggagtaactcttcggacaagtctgttaggtacgaaccccgtcgagttgcccaagatgaaaatgttgaaagagtatccaagacctactcgagccagcgagtagggtgtcctttaaccaaggactggagtaattcttaagacagaactgttaggtatgaaccccatcgggttatccaagaagtaaatgtcgaaaggatgtccacaacttactcgagcgaggcgagtaaggtgtcctcacTTGAGGGCGAGTGATTCTTAGgacaggtctgttaggatgaaccccgtcgggttacccaagatgaaaatgttGTAAGATCACTCGGAGTAAACCATAAAGGCTACTCAGATGCTGCTTCAGTGCAGCTTTCCGGGTAGTATTTGAGATGGGTTATTTTGCCctatgagcgagagccaagtagtcgatttgcggaggaaatcaacttttattttggatttgttgAGATTACAATAATTGTAAAATGGTAGACTCGGACTctttaagacctaccccttgccctttagacgtgagcaatggtttacatgactgaataaaaTTATTCGAAGATAAAACTAGTCGATACAGTGGTCGACTAGATTTTAGGTAGAGTATCCTTTAgaagaggtgccccaagggccttgcggagtgagtctcACTCGAAGAAAGTGTGAGAGCTCTTCGGGTGGATGAAGCATTTGCGCTGTAGAGTCTTGTTAATCCTGGGTCCGCCAAGAGATGTTTCCCCATGATGTGAGGTGcacggtttaccctgaggacgggtggttaccggcttgtacttcttgaaggatgcggaagcctttggtgggatacgatagttggaagaagggttgtaagcctctatttcctcgcgttcctttctccttgagatgatgacgttgcaTGCGTCACGACCAACGTTGATCACATTGTGGAGGTCGCAGTTAGAGTaatcgtagttgtcgccttgctgttccTGCTGGCTGTTGGCGAGGCGCTGACGCCTAAATGCCCTTTTCTGGTTGAGCAGGCGACGACGCtcgtagagatcttctgctgggTGCTGTTCTTCCAATTGCACAGTGACTGTCACTGCTGGAGGAGATGCAGACGGATCTTGCTTGATAGTAGGTTGGGCTTCTATGATTGTGGGAGGACTAGTTTCCATGTTAacggaaaggtactcgttgaaatcatcagagttgtagtcgtcgaggttgagacgctccgtgtGATCACCCTTAGGTTCCTGGACTtcagagatgcgaaccatgaggatttcacggcaaagatcttgaatCTCCTGGACTTGTTTGCTTGAGGTCGGGTCTATAGGGGTGCTCTGCATGAAGGGCAGATCCATTGGCTGCGAGCCAGAGGTATTGGGATCTTGTATCTTCCTTgggtgcactgtccgtccttgcggtgttgcatatatgaccaagttggGGAGGGATTCCTGATCAGACTTGgagttcttagccgagttgggCTCGACTTGCTTggtgtactggattaggtcattCAGCTCGTCCTCCGAGTTGGAAGAATACTCGAAATCAGAATCGCTTAGGccaccgattttagagtatgtgtgctttgggtgagcgagaagcgggatgcccaactctacacggagggcattcttgttcatccagtgtagccatgattgagtgggagttagcccttcaggctccttgatccagggtttgtcgaaaATAGACTCGATGGATTGTTCTAGAGCTTTGGCTTCTCCCTTTTCAAGTTTGGCCAATTCCCAGAGGGCATCAGCATGCTGTGGTGGGTTGGCCATGGCCTCCAAGAACAAGTCGACGTTATCTGACTAGTCTAcgagatcatcgaatggttcGAAGTTGTCGAGGCTGTTCATGAATTGATCGAAATCCTGATCGAACTAGGACTCGGCTTGTTCAGGAGTCTGAATGTGGGCAGGTTTCGGTGAATGGTTCTGAGGTATcttggagatagacggtcccaaccgaacaagccgggggtttgtctcactaGATCCCCCACAGATTCCTCCTCCTGATTTCTGCTTagtgttttgcagagtgctttcaggTAGTTTTATGCAGTCGACGAGCTTAGAATccactcgatcgatccctgagagtatatcgCCCGACCTTTTCTGTGGGGGGTTCTATGCTTCAGGGTTTTGTTGTGATGTAGATGAGCTGAGAGCAGTTTTTGCAAGTTTAATACATCCTTTTATCGCTCGTGAAACTCTATTcactccatcgagtagttctgagttgttGATCTTTGGACGTTTGAGCGACTTGAGACAAGTCAAGTATTTTCCGAGAGTTTCGGAAAAGTGGGGTTTTTCGGAGTCagagtttgtgtcgaactcgactgaACCGAGAgttcgagttggagttgacacattttctgggttgtccgagtcgagttcagGTAGAACTCTTTGTTTGTCGAGATCCGCAGACTCgcggatgtcggcgagttgggagatggttttcggtttaggcgaattaggcgtgacaaggtggctggagaagccgcccgatccgtcagccgtgcatgcCCAAGAACCAAAAACAAGGGTTGTGCCCTCGGGCATGcgctgatgaactcgccgaatccctacctggcgtgccagttgtcggtgtttaccaccaagcctgctgagggatacccttagcagcaAGATTTGtgggtagggatcgactgctctggaactcgatggtgcaaggaacacaaagatttagacatgttcgggccacgagttgcgtaataccctacgtcctgtgtggtggtttgtattgccttaggtgttgatgattgtttggagggggtccctgcccgctcttatatatccgggggggacagggttacatggaaagtcctagccgagtacagttggagtcttactacaacacaatcgggtagtttcctttgtactgcagctagtcctacgcctattcaggtagttacaagagagataaggtacctccatgagctatcccttactctagaacattctatgcctataagcagtcccgctgccccgggtctgacagcacccaagaagaagcagaacaaggaggatgatgatgacaagaaagaccctGGCGGattccaacaacaacaaaatgtgGTCAACGttatatttggaggagatctaAGCTTCTCCAAGCTACTCAGAGAAATTCTCTCAGTTGAGCCTGCAATTCAGAGACCCTTAAAGTACAGCAAGGTCCCCATCACCTTCTCCAAGGAAGACCAATGGACTAGCTTCTCTGAACCAGGAATGTTCCCACTAGTGCTCGATCCGGTCGTCCAAGGATCcaagctcactcgagtactTATTGACGGcagaagtgggctcaacctaatCTTTACAAGCACACTGATGAAGATGGGCCTTAACTATATGAGCTTGCTCACACCAAGCAAAGCTCCTTTCTACGGCATCGTTCCAGGAAACTCTTCTACACCAACTGGCTCGGTTACCCTCccggtcacatttggtacagaacaaaacTTCCGAACGGAGTATATCAAGTTTGAAGTAGCCGACTTTGAATCTTCCTATCATGCCATACTGGGACTGGCCAAGTTTATGGCAGTGCCACACTACGTCTACCTACTCGTCAAGATGCCGGGCAATACAGGAGTCCTTTCCCTGCGCGgggacctcctcaagtccttcgagtgcgaTAAGGAGGCAATTGATCATGCTTCTACTATTCGagttcctagctctgtcagcgagATACTCGCCGCCTCTAAGGAGCTCTCACTCAACAAGGactcgatgccttccaagaagtcAAGCCAATCGTCGGTAAAACCAACTGGGGACATGGGCACCAAGacaatccagctacaagagggagatgacTCCAAAACTGCCATCATCAGAGGTGGCTTgagcgacaaataggaactcgagctcgtcaacttacttagggccaaccgagacgtattcgcatggaaaccagcggatatgccatgagtgcccaaggagttgatgtAGCATGCATTAAAAGTCGACCCCAAAGCCACACCAAAGGAGCAACGACTACGGCCTTTCTCCCCGGACAAGCGAGAGGCCATCAAGAaggagctggcaaaactactcgcagcagggttcatAAAAGAGGTCTACCATCCTGAGTGGCTGGCCAACCCTgtactcgtccagaagaagaacaacaatgagTGGATGATGTGCGTCGAGTACACTGATCTGAACAAgtattgcccaaaggatcctttcgggctgcCTCACATTGATTAAGTAATCAACTCAACAGCGGGATGCGTCCtactatccttcctcgactgctatttaggctatcaccagatagcactgaaagaagaagatcaaatcaagacggcattcatcaccccatacggggcatacgccaacaagaccatgtcttttgggttgaagaacgctggtgccgcttaccagcgtgcgatacagctaTGTTTCGCTGAGCacctacatcgcaatgttgaagcttaTGTTGACGACGTCGTTGTCAAAACCAAGAGCCAGGAACAGTTTATTGCAGACctggaagaaaccttcaacagcctccaaaAGTTTCCTTggtgttgacaccagattttggtAAATCTGATGTAATCTGAACAGTGAAGCAATCAGCTGTTGGTCTATTTGGACAGAGTATCAACATGGAAGCCGATATGTATTGGCAGCTGCCGAGAGAGCCAAGAGCATGCAAGTATATGAAGTTCAAGCAAAGACTAATGGGAACTTGCATGCGGGTATGTGAAAGTCACttgagaaggagaagaaagtAAACGTGATTAGTACCCTGGCCGGtttattttatttgataatAAAAGCAAGTCAAATGAAGATGGAGTCTGCACGTGTATGTATTCGTTGGTCTGTATTGCAAATGGTGCAAGAGCTATTTAGATTAATCTGGCCGGGTAATTATTGATTAGCGTGCAAGAAAAATTAAAGGAGGATTCCCGGAGATAAGATCAGGGGCAGCCCGTGCATGGCAGGTTGattaaaataaagaaagaaaaggtgCCGCACGAGGAGTCCAGAATGATTGCGCATGGTGTGGGCGGAACGGCGAAGAGCTTAATTAGGAAGGATTGAACAGAAAGGGAAGATAGTGTCCATGTATCTTAGTATTTCTTTTTAGTTTAGATTTTACTTGTCAGGCAAGTTAGTTCGTcgtataaatatgtacccctaGTCTCTGTAAAAGGTTTGTCACACGACCAATACAAAATAATTTACTTTCTCAAGTACATTTATCTTTCTGCCCTAGGAGTAGGAGTAATGTAGAGTTTTAATGAGTTCTTCAGCAAGCTGGGCTGCATAGCTTCGATCTCCAGTTAGCCACGGTCTTCGTCTACCAGGAGTTCTAGGCTTTAAccaccgggcgcatcgctgtggtttCGTCTAGATTCGCCTACAAGTTACCGGGTATCCCAGATCtcaacttccgggcgcatcgctgtcgttgaATCTGGTTCTTATCCATCAGTTATCGAGTACCTTTGGATCTTCGGCCGACAGCACATTCGCTTCAGCCTGGATCTATGGTATTCATCAGTTATCGATTTTGCCATATCTTGTGAGCGTTATCTCTTGCTAGATGTGGTAGAATCACAATTATTCTAGCCTTGAGTAAGATTGCATCGGCTGATTTATCTTTAATCTATCGTCTTGTTGTTCAGATTGATTTAATTAGCTTTATCTTGATAAAATAGATGATAGATTGTTCAACAGCCTGTTGCATCTTAATCTTGTCTGCTTCTCAAGTGTTGTCGGGAATGAGTTCTATTGTGAATAGATCTATTGGCTGGTGATATTAGATTAATCTTTTGCTAGTAGTATTTCTAGATTGCAACTTCTGGGCGCATCGCTATCGTTTCATCTAGAAATACTGGTGGCAATGTTAGTCGAAGCATCATTGGCTTATGGTCCTAGCCGATAGCTCCTATTGGATTAAAAGCTCCATTGGCACTATGTTTTCTATCAGCTTCCTAGCCGATAGCTCCTGAGCTTTATTATCATTAATTGCATAAATGTAGTTCAAAGAATCGACGAGTTGCTTATACTCATCAAAATGTTGGAAATCGGACTCATGGCGATTCGTGCTGTTATTCATTTATCATGGCCGATTATTCATTTATCATGTTTTATTCTACTGTGCTGTTATCGCTACTGGTGCCAGGATGAAATCGGCCTGATTGGCCGATCCCCTTTGACTTTAGATGAATTATCTTCACCTTGTCAGTTGAATGGTCAaactgactggcacgcttggtttgcATTCTGAAGCTTGGTGAACAATGCCTTCAgattctagtgtgttgatttttgcgtcaacagttggaaactcaacccaacaAAATGCATTTTCGGTGTActctctggaaaactactcggattcatcgtcagtcaTCGAGAAATCAAAGCaaacccagagaagatcaatgccatcatggtcatggatgctccagctacCATTAAGGACGTCTAGAAGCTCACAGGTTGATGGCAGCCTTGAATCAGTTCTTGTCGAGGCTTGGTGAACGGGggttacccttcttcaagctccttaAATGACAAGACAAATTCGAGTGAACTACAGAaaccgcggaagcactcgagaaccttaAGCATCACCTCCAGTCATCGCCAATTCTTACAGCTCCACTACCAGGagaggaactactcctctacattGCTGCTACTACTCACGTAGTTAGCATGACAATAGTAGTCGAACACCCGGAGGAAGGCCGCACCTATGGTGTTCAAAGACCagtttacttcatcagtgaagtactgtCTGAATCAAATATTAGATACCCGTCAATTCATAAAATCCTTTacggaattctaatcacctccaagaagcttcgccactacttcgacgagtacaagatctcagtcatcACTGATTTCTCATTggcggatatactccacaatcagGATGCCACAGGAAGAATTTCAATGTGGGCAGTTGAACTTGGGGCCTTGGAAATCaagttcaagccaagaacagcaatcaagtcacaggcactagtcgacttcttagctgagTGGCGTGAAAATCAAATCCCAGCACCTCACAacgttccagagcattgggtgatgtactttgacggctcactcaagctcgacggaggtGGCGCGGGAGTCTTATTCATCTCTCCCAAAGGAGAACAACTCAAGTACGTGTTCTAGATCCTGTTcaaagtctccaacaatgaagcagaGTACGAGGCGCTGCTACATGGGCTCCGCCTAGCAGTGTCTCTCGGTATCAAACGACTATTGGTgtacggcgattctctactcgtcgtccagCAAGTCAACAAAGAGTGGGACATTAACAAGGACACAATGGATGCGtacgttgaagaaatcagaaaactCGAGAACAAGTTTTCAgaattggaaatccaccacgtagatCGTGACAACAttgtgggagccgatgtcctgtCCAAGCTTGGgtctactcgagcagctgtcCCTCTcagagtttttgtccatgaattACATCATCCATTAGTCAAGATTCAAAGTCAACAAGCTACTGATGCGAAGGCCCCGACCACAGTCAGGGAAGTATTGATGATCGAAGAAGACTGGCGGCTTCAATTCATCGACTTCATCAGggaattcaagcttccaccacatgttgaaGCCAAAAGCGCTGAAGCAGCACGCATCATCAGGCGAAGCAAAGGTTTCGTCCTCATCGGCGACAACTTGTACAAACACTCCGCCtccggcatcctcatgaagtgtgttactcTTGAGGAAGGCAAGGATATCCTCAGGGAAATACATGAAGGAGTTTGTGGCAATCATGCCACATAAAGGACACTAGTCGATAAGGCTTACAGATTAGGTTTTTTCTAGCCAACTGCTGTATCAGACACAGAAGACCTCGTCAGAAGATGTCatggctgccaattctttggcaagaagactCATGTCCCAACACACAACTTGAttacaatccctccatcatggccgttcgcctgCTGGAGTCTCGACATGATCGGACCACtaaccgtagctccaggaggattcaaccatgtgctggtagcagttgACAAGTTTACttagtggatcgagtacaagcccattgtcaagatctcatcagatagagcagtggatttcatctccgaCATCATACATCGGTTTGGTTTCCCTCACACTATCATTACAGATCTGGGTTCTAACTTCACTTCACAGTCTTTTTGGAATCTCTGTGAGAATTCTTGCAtagaggtcaaatatgcttcagagGCTCATCcacgagcaaatggtcaagtagaaCGCATCAACGGCTTGGTACTCGATGGCTTGAAAAAGAGACTCTATGACGACAATtctaagaaaggtggcaagtggattcaagaactgctccatgtggtctgggggctgcgaacgcagtccagcaaagcaactggacactcctttcttcctcacctatGGATCAGAGGTTATACTACCCGCAGACATCATGTGGAAATATCCGAGAGTAGAGGCCTATCAGGAagaagaagcagatgaagctcgacaacttgagttggATACAATCGAAGAAGCCAGGATCAATGCTTTGACCcagtcggctagatatcttcaaggagtcagacgctatcatgatcgcaatatccagcaaagatcttttaATATAGAAGATCTAGTTCTACGACGAATCCAAGATGAAACAGGActacacaagttaaattccaaaTGGGAGGGACCTATCATTGTGTCTAAAGTCACAAGACCAGGATCATACAAAATTACTGATGCTGATGGTAATGAGGTACCCAACTCTTGGAATatcgagcacttgcgcaagttttatccttgattCAGTCGTATGATGGTGTCAGTTGATCTATTTAATAAAGCAATGGTTTGTCTATCAActttcgactacattaaaggcagctATCAACCTGACAACATCAAGATCAACTACGTCTTAAAGGGGTTTTCCAACCAGGGTAATCTTTATAGATTCATACCGACCTGGTTAAACCAATTTGGATAGCCTACACAGTTTTTCATTGGGGTAACCTATCAAGGTTCATCCGAACAGGATAACTATACAGGCCACATCCTTGTCCTCAGCATAGGACACAACCTACTCACTGGCTCAAGAAGGTCTATGGATACCTTTATTAGTTTGTCcaacttgggtaactcgacgggatTCACCCTAATAGGTCAACTATAAAGATAACTCCAGCCTTGCGTTAAGGACACAACTACTCGCTCACTCGAGTATGTTTTGGATACTGTTAAAATTTATCCTACtgggataacccgacggggttcatcctaactggtcaatcTTAATAGTTACTctagtctacaagttagacactcTACTTCCTTGCTCGAGTAGATTATGGATATCTCTATATAGTTTTTTCTATCTGGATAATCCGACAGGATTCATCCTAACTAATAAACTACGGAGGttatgtggcagaaccacctgaattatcccggctcaagtgcgcatgccatcaccataaaggcaacaccggctcaaacgcacttcaaacggaacaattcttggtctatcgggtaacgtctcgatacaaccaccggttctcggatcgaacaagcataccccgcatgaaggcgagtccagagatattacaaccacaacttttacaacacaagctcagTAGTAATTACAAACCAgatcaaaccattattacagaaCTAAACttaataaaacagttatacaagtctTAAGTATAAAACTTTAgagttaaaacagcggaagataaaataCGACCGCTACAACACGTCgtaaaagtataccaggctagcccaagcatggtatcactcgtcatggtcattgccggccgaagacgtatcccactctacggaccagccaggaggcaaagagcagggataggtcaaactagcgatctgctcctcaaaactcatacctgaaaaggttttcaacagcaaggctgagtattctaatactcagcaagacttaaccgtcaacgggtatactaaacccactttagctagactatgaagggtttgtgaggctctagtttccttttgctgaaaagcaataaagagtaggtccttactttcaaattttagctttccggattctagttgattaaccattctatgtaagcaactactattcaaccatggtagaactttaagcaaacatcaagattaatcatagtaatgttgctgtaaggatcaccggggtgtccgaccctagagggggagggggtgaatagggtcgctaatcgctttttaacctagggctcaaactacttgcataagataaacctaacacgtcctacgcatgctagttatgactaaggtttatctatgctactctctactaacccctaaaaagacttgcaacctagctaatcctaatcaaactaactaggaaagtaaaggtatgcaaggtagagtaagtgcggaaacgtaatgcgataagtaaagaggtaagtgcaagaggaatgcaaactcccgagtagacacggtcatgtaacgtggttcggcataaacgcctacgtccacgggacaccgaggctcttccgatcaccgtcttgcactacgccaccaatggcgatgccggcaagcaaaggcaagtgcccacaagacaccgagtctcgtgcaccgccaccgtctctctcggtcacccggccgaaatccactacggagcttctccaccaaggagggggcctcctcttcccccgcacaaagtgtcgttgccactccacaccaagacggagggtcacacgacggatcacaagttgcttgccgcagcaagacttctctcaagggagctctcgcaagaactaatccctattacaagcactaagcactctcacaagtgtgcttaagcctatatgatgtacaatgaagctctatggtggttggagatgttcttgggtgtgtttgggatgttcagcaactccagcacacttcaaatggacggggtgaggcgtatatataggccaccaagtcttgtagccgttgctccaacggtcagctgaaaaactgcgtatcaccggaagaaccgatgcctcttggtggggtagcgtcggttcatccggtcactcacaacatgaagtagccgttgaagtcctgacagcagacgcagagaccaccggttgaaccgatgcaatgcaccgatgcctcaccggttcaaccggtgctgaaagaatcttctcctggacgctggcgtcattacaccggtggtatgcaccgatgccccatcggttgaaccggtgctgaagacacttctcctgggcacttgacatcgtctctggtacaaaggacggtcaatgcaccgacggtatgctccgatgcaccgtcggttgaaccggtgctgaagaaacttctcctgggtgcttgacatcgtctctggtacataggacgcccaatgcaccgatgccctattttggaccgtcggttcaaccggtgcctataggctgacttggcttcgattcccttctgcaccaaggtattatggcgtcggttcttccgactaccaccggatgctccgatgccctggcatcggttcttccggtgctcctgaacccccgtaggggcggccctttgggcctagctacacctatcttctctttgtcatcacttgaacctaaaagcctgagaatggtcatctttaacaatcatattagtccaagtgttgtgtgtgtcatcaatcgccaaaacattatattgaaatatggcacgagaggccattttcgctacagttgctcttattactctgtgtggcaaagagatcaagcagtcccaaactgtgggaagcagacgattcgaatcgagtttgttaacctggccaggcagacctaacacacatgtttggaacaccgtcgggtcgttcccaaacaaccgtttacctttctttccggcttgtggacagagtcactctccccgactacagggctccaaggtccaaccttgtccctcctagtcgtagtgttgcgcaacataaaaataaaacctatccctaagagagagtgagaggtatatccactccccggtcc
This window contains:
- the LOC120688961 gene encoding uncharacterized protein LOC120688961 — protein: MDAYVEEIRKLENKFSELEIHHVDRDNIVGADVLSKLGSTRAAVPLRVFVHELHHPLVKIQSQQATDAKAPTTVREVLMIEEDWRLQFIDFIREFKLPPHVEAKSAEAARIIRRSKGFVLIGDNLYKHSASGILMKCVTLEEGKDILREIHEGVCGNHAT
- the LOC120688960 gene encoding uncharacterized protein LOC120688960, which translates into the protein MGLNYMSLLTPSKAPFYGIVPGNSSTPTGSVTLPVTFGTEQNFRTEYIKFEVADFESSYHAILGLAKFMAVPHYVYLLVKMPGNTGVLSLRGDLLKSFECDKEAIDHASTIRVPSSVSEILAASKELSLNKDSMPSKKSSQSSVKPTGDMGTKTIQLQEGDDSKTAIIRGGLSDK